The following proteins come from a genomic window of Anguilla rostrata isolate EN2019 chromosome 17, ASM1855537v3, whole genome shotgun sequence:
- the LOC135243173 gene encoding choline transporter-like protein 2 isoform X3, giving the protein MTEEGEFYGKHGEPRKHDPTFKGPIHSRGCTDIICCILFIVAVLGYFAVGILAWTQGDPRKVIYPTDSRGQFCGQAGTPQEKKPFLFYFNIIKCASPLVLLELQCPTTQICVEKCPSKFMTLLKVHALKNEDFEVYKTYCQTDEDISKMSVTEILKFDLCPAMLTPSKPFTRRCLPAVGKLNGAVVVGNKTSFDTGDGKTVKADDLLEGAKKSNVVVEARQVAMKIFEDYTRSWHWILLGLLLAMIISLIFIILLRFLAGIMVWVMIVLVILVIGYGIFHCYMEYAHLKGEPGADVTLQDLGLQTDFSVYLQIRQTWLAFLIILCIVEVIIILLLIFLRKRILVAIALLKEASRAIGYVMSSLFYPLFTFLLLALVIAYWGITAVFLSTSNEAVYKVFNKTDCKYSYNTCNPENFSTSTEKAECPDARCMFAFYGGESYYHKYLIALQFYNVFLFFWCANFVTALGQMTLAGAFASYYWAYKKPDDMPAFPVFASLGRALRYHTGTLAFGSLLLALVQTIRVLLEYVDHKMKGTHNKCTKFLMCCLKCCFWCLEKFIKFLNRNAYIMVAIYGKNFCTSARDAFFLLMRNLIRVAVLDKVTDFLLFLGKLLIVGSVGIFAFFFFSGRIRAIQETAPTLNYYWVPILTVVVGSYLIAHGFFSVYAMCVDTLFLCFLEDLERNDGSAERPYLMPENLLKILKKKNDPTLAQQS; this is encoded by the exons ATGACGGAGGAAGGCGAATTTTACGGAAAGCACG GGGAACCACGGAAACATGACCCCACATTCAAAGGCCCCATTCACAGCAG gggcTGCACGGACATAATCTGCTGCATCCTGTTCATTGTGGCCGTGCTGGGCTACTTTGCGGTGGGAATTCTGG CATGGACGCAAGGTGATCCCCGGAAAGTGATCTACCCCAcggacagcagggggcagttcTGTGGGCAGGCAGGTACCCCGCAGGA gaaGAAGCCCTTCCTGTTCTACTTTAACATCATAAAGTGTGCCAGCCCTCTGGTGCTGTTGGAGCTGCAGTGTCCGACCACACAG atcTGTGTGGAAAAGTGTCCCAGCAAGTTCATGACTTTGCTGAAAGTTCATGCCTTAAAGAATGAGGACTTTGAGGTCTATAAGACGTACTGCCAGACGGATGAAGACATCTCTAAAATG AGCGTTACTGAAATCCTAAAATTCGACCTGTGTCCTGCTATGCTGACCCCGAGTAAACCCT TCACCCGTCGCTGTCTGCCTGCTGTCGGGAAACTCAACGGAGCCGTTGTCGTGGGGAACAAGACCTCGTTTGACACTGGGGACGGGAAAACGGTCAAAGCTGACGACCTCCTGGAGGGCGCCAA GAAGTCTAATGTGGTGGTGGAGGCCCGGCAGGTGGCCATGAAGATCTTTGAGGACTACACCCGGTCCTGGCACTGGATTTTACT tggctTGTTGCTGGCCATGATCATCAGTTTGatcttcatcatcctcctccGCTTCCTGGCTGGGATCATGGTGTGGGTCATGATCGTCTTGGTCATCCTGGTCATTGGATACG GGATCTTCCACTGCTACATGGAGTATGCCCACCTGAAGGGGGAGCCCGGCGCGGACGTCACCCTGCAGGACCTGGGCTTACAGACAGACTTCTCCGTCTACCTGCAGATCCGACAGACCTGGCTGGCCTTCC TGATCATCCTCTGTATCGTGGAAGTGATCATCATCCTGCTGCTCATCTTCCTCAGGAAGCGCATCCTCGTGGCCATCGCCCTCCTGAAGGAGGCCAGCAG GGCCATCGGCTATGTGATGTCATCGCTGTTCTACCCTCTGTTCACCTTTCTCCTCCTGGCGTTGGTGATTGCGTACTGGGGCATTACCGCCGT CTTCCTGTCCACCTCGAACGAGGCCGTGTACAAAGTGTTCAACAAGACCGACTGCAAGTACTCCTACAACACCTGTAACCCTGAG AATTTCTCTACGAGCACGGAGAAGGCGGAGTGTCCGGACGCCCGGTGCATGTTCGCTTTCTACGGCGGCGAGTCGTACTACCACAAGTACCTGATCGCCCTGCAGTTCTACAACGTCTTCCTGTTCTTCTGGTGCGCCAACTTCGTGACGGCGCTGGGTCAGATGACCCTGGCGGGCGCCTTTGCCTCGTACTACTGGGCCTATAAGAAGCCCGACGACATGCCCGCCTTCCCCGTGTTCGCCTCGCTCGGACGCGCGCTCAG gtaCCACACGGGCACCCTGGCCTTCGGGTCTCTCCTCTTGGCTCTGGTCCAGACTATCAGGGTCCTGCTGGAGTATGTGGACCACAAGATGAAAG GGACCCACAATAAATGCACCAAATTCCTGATGTGCTGCTTGAAGTGCTGTTTCTGGTGCCTGGAGAAATTCATCAAGTTCCTCAACAGAAACGCCTAcatcatg GTGGCGATATACGGCAAAAACTTCTGCACCTCGGCCAGGGATGCCTTCTTCCTCCTGATGAGGAACCTGATCAG GGTGGCAGTGTTGGACAAGGTCACAGACTtcctcctgttcctggggaAGCTGCTTATTGTGGGCTCTGTGG GAATCTttgccttcttcttcttctctgggAGGATACGGGCGATCCAGGAGACGGCCCCCACCCTCAACTACTACTGGGTCCCCATCCTG aCCGTGGTGGTGGGGTCCTACCTCATCGCTCACGGCTTCTTCAGCGTCTACGCCATGTGTGTGGACACACTCTTCCTCTGCTTCT tggagGACCTGGAGAGGAATGATGGCAGTGCAGAGAGGCCTTATCTGATGCCTGAGAATCTGCTCAAAAttctgaagaagaagaatgacCCCACTCTGGCACAGCAGTCCTAA
- the LOC135243173 gene encoding choline transporter-like protein 2 isoform X1: MELEDRSPDSKYGEPRKHDPTFKGPIHSRGCTDIICCILFIVAVLGYFAVGILAWTQGDPRKVIYPTDSRGQFCGQAGTPQEKKPFLFYFNIIKCASPLVLLELQCPTTQICVEKCPSKFMTLLKVHALKNEDFEVYKTYCQTDEDISKMSVTEILKFDLCPAMLTPSKPFTRRCLPAVGKLNGAVVVGNKTSFDTGDGKTVKADDLLEGAKKSNVVVEARQVAMKIFEDYTRSWHWILLGLLLAMIISLIFIILLRFLAGIMVWVMIVLVILVIGYGIFHCYMEYAHLKGEPGADVTLQDLGLQTDFSVYLQIRQTWLAFLIILCIVEVIIILLLIFLRKRILVAIALLKEASRAIGYVMSSLFYPLFTFLLLALVIAYWGITAVFLSTSNEAVYKVFNKTDCKYSYNTCNPENFSTSTEKAECPDARCMFAFYGGESYYHKYLIALQFYNVFLFFWCANFVTALGQMTLAGAFASYYWAYKKPDDMPAFPVFASLGRALRYHTGTLAFGSLLLALVQTIRVLLEYVDHKMKGTHNKCTKFLMCCLKCCFWCLEKFIKFLNRNAYIMVAIYGKNFCTSARDAFFLLMRNLIRVAVLDKVTDFLLFLGKLLIVGSVGIFAFFFFSGRIRAIQETAPTLNYYWVPILTVVVGSYLIAHGFFSVYAMCVDTLFLCFCEDLERNDGSEERPYYMSPELHEILSKTDGQPRREGEEQEAEPDKPAPPPQLEGEEIQLQQQQAQHQRPRSHEMQGPQGGTED, translated from the exons GGGAACCACGGAAACATGACCCCACATTCAAAGGCCCCATTCACAGCAG gggcTGCACGGACATAATCTGCTGCATCCTGTTCATTGTGGCCGTGCTGGGCTACTTTGCGGTGGGAATTCTGG CATGGACGCAAGGTGATCCCCGGAAAGTGATCTACCCCAcggacagcagggggcagttcTGTGGGCAGGCAGGTACCCCGCAGGA gaaGAAGCCCTTCCTGTTCTACTTTAACATCATAAAGTGTGCCAGCCCTCTGGTGCTGTTGGAGCTGCAGTGTCCGACCACACAG atcTGTGTGGAAAAGTGTCCCAGCAAGTTCATGACTTTGCTGAAAGTTCATGCCTTAAAGAATGAGGACTTTGAGGTCTATAAGACGTACTGCCAGACGGATGAAGACATCTCTAAAATG AGCGTTACTGAAATCCTAAAATTCGACCTGTGTCCTGCTATGCTGACCCCGAGTAAACCCT TCACCCGTCGCTGTCTGCCTGCTGTCGGGAAACTCAACGGAGCCGTTGTCGTGGGGAACAAGACCTCGTTTGACACTGGGGACGGGAAAACGGTCAAAGCTGACGACCTCCTGGAGGGCGCCAA GAAGTCTAATGTGGTGGTGGAGGCCCGGCAGGTGGCCATGAAGATCTTTGAGGACTACACCCGGTCCTGGCACTGGATTTTACT tggctTGTTGCTGGCCATGATCATCAGTTTGatcttcatcatcctcctccGCTTCCTGGCTGGGATCATGGTGTGGGTCATGATCGTCTTGGTCATCCTGGTCATTGGATACG GGATCTTCCACTGCTACATGGAGTATGCCCACCTGAAGGGGGAGCCCGGCGCGGACGTCACCCTGCAGGACCTGGGCTTACAGACAGACTTCTCCGTCTACCTGCAGATCCGACAGACCTGGCTGGCCTTCC TGATCATCCTCTGTATCGTGGAAGTGATCATCATCCTGCTGCTCATCTTCCTCAGGAAGCGCATCCTCGTGGCCATCGCCCTCCTGAAGGAGGCCAGCAG GGCCATCGGCTATGTGATGTCATCGCTGTTCTACCCTCTGTTCACCTTTCTCCTCCTGGCGTTGGTGATTGCGTACTGGGGCATTACCGCCGT CTTCCTGTCCACCTCGAACGAGGCCGTGTACAAAGTGTTCAACAAGACCGACTGCAAGTACTCCTACAACACCTGTAACCCTGAG AATTTCTCTACGAGCACGGAGAAGGCGGAGTGTCCGGACGCCCGGTGCATGTTCGCTTTCTACGGCGGCGAGTCGTACTACCACAAGTACCTGATCGCCCTGCAGTTCTACAACGTCTTCCTGTTCTTCTGGTGCGCCAACTTCGTGACGGCGCTGGGTCAGATGACCCTGGCGGGCGCCTTTGCCTCGTACTACTGGGCCTATAAGAAGCCCGACGACATGCCCGCCTTCCCCGTGTTCGCCTCGCTCGGACGCGCGCTCAG gtaCCACACGGGCACCCTGGCCTTCGGGTCTCTCCTCTTGGCTCTGGTCCAGACTATCAGGGTCCTGCTGGAGTATGTGGACCACAAGATGAAAG GGACCCACAATAAATGCACCAAATTCCTGATGTGCTGCTTGAAGTGCTGTTTCTGGTGCCTGGAGAAATTCATCAAGTTCCTCAACAGAAACGCCTAcatcatg GTGGCGATATACGGCAAAAACTTCTGCACCTCGGCCAGGGATGCCTTCTTCCTCCTGATGAGGAACCTGATCAG GGTGGCAGTGTTGGACAAGGTCACAGACTtcctcctgttcctggggaAGCTGCTTATTGTGGGCTCTGTGG GAATCTttgccttcttcttcttctctgggAGGATACGGGCGATCCAGGAGACGGCCCCCACCCTCAACTACTACTGGGTCCCCATCCTG aCCGTGGTGGTGGGGTCCTACCTCATCGCTCACGGCTTCTTCAGCGTCTACGCCATGTGTGTGGACACACTCTTCCTCTGCTTCT GCGAGGACCTGGAGCGTAACGACGGCTCGGAGGAGCGGCCGTACTACATGTCCCCGGAGCTCCACGAGATTCTCAGCAAGACTGACGGACAGCCGCGGcgcgagggggaggagcaggaggcggagccggataagccagccccgcccccgcagctggaaggggaggagattcagctgcagcagcagcaggcgcaGCATCAGCGTCCCCGGTCGCACGAAATGCAGGGCCCACAGGGCGGGACggaggactga
- the LOC135243173 gene encoding choline transporter-like protein 2 isoform X2 has product MELEDRSPDSKYGEPRKHDPTFKGPIHSRGCTDIICCILFIVAVLGYFAVGILAWTQGDPRKVIYPTDSRGQFCGQAGTPQEKKPFLFYFNIIKCASPLVLLELQCPTTQICVEKCPSKFMTLLKVHALKNEDFEVYKTYCQTDEDISKMSVTEILKFDLCPAMLTPSKPFTRRCLPAVGKLNGAVVVGNKTSFDTGDGKTVKADDLLEGAKKSNVVVEARQVAMKIFEDYTRSWHWILLGLLLAMIISLIFIILLRFLAGIMVWVMIVLVILVIGYGIFHCYMEYAHLKGEPGADVTLQDLGLQTDFSVYLQIRQTWLAFLIILCIVEVIIILLLIFLRKRILVAIALLKEASRAIGYVMSSLFYPLFTFLLLALVIAYWGITAVFLSTSNEAVYKVFNKTDCKYSYNTCNPENFSTSTEKAECPDARCMFAFYGGESYYHKYLIALQFYNVFLFFWCANFVTALGQMTLAGAFASYYWAYKKPDDMPAFPVFASLGRALRYHTGTLAFGSLLLALVQTIRVLLEYVDHKMKGTHNKCTKFLMCCLKCCFWCLEKFIKFLNRNAYIMVAIYGKNFCTSARDAFFLLMRNLIRVAVLDKVTDFLLFLGKLLIVGSVGIFAFFFFSGRIRAIQETAPTLNYYWVPILTVVVGSYLIAHGFFSVYAMCVDTLFLCFLEDLERNDGSAERPYLMPENLLKILKKKNDPTLAQQS; this is encoded by the exons GGGAACCACGGAAACATGACCCCACATTCAAAGGCCCCATTCACAGCAG gggcTGCACGGACATAATCTGCTGCATCCTGTTCATTGTGGCCGTGCTGGGCTACTTTGCGGTGGGAATTCTGG CATGGACGCAAGGTGATCCCCGGAAAGTGATCTACCCCAcggacagcagggggcagttcTGTGGGCAGGCAGGTACCCCGCAGGA gaaGAAGCCCTTCCTGTTCTACTTTAACATCATAAAGTGTGCCAGCCCTCTGGTGCTGTTGGAGCTGCAGTGTCCGACCACACAG atcTGTGTGGAAAAGTGTCCCAGCAAGTTCATGACTTTGCTGAAAGTTCATGCCTTAAAGAATGAGGACTTTGAGGTCTATAAGACGTACTGCCAGACGGATGAAGACATCTCTAAAATG AGCGTTACTGAAATCCTAAAATTCGACCTGTGTCCTGCTATGCTGACCCCGAGTAAACCCT TCACCCGTCGCTGTCTGCCTGCTGTCGGGAAACTCAACGGAGCCGTTGTCGTGGGGAACAAGACCTCGTTTGACACTGGGGACGGGAAAACGGTCAAAGCTGACGACCTCCTGGAGGGCGCCAA GAAGTCTAATGTGGTGGTGGAGGCCCGGCAGGTGGCCATGAAGATCTTTGAGGACTACACCCGGTCCTGGCACTGGATTTTACT tggctTGTTGCTGGCCATGATCATCAGTTTGatcttcatcatcctcctccGCTTCCTGGCTGGGATCATGGTGTGGGTCATGATCGTCTTGGTCATCCTGGTCATTGGATACG GGATCTTCCACTGCTACATGGAGTATGCCCACCTGAAGGGGGAGCCCGGCGCGGACGTCACCCTGCAGGACCTGGGCTTACAGACAGACTTCTCCGTCTACCTGCAGATCCGACAGACCTGGCTGGCCTTCC TGATCATCCTCTGTATCGTGGAAGTGATCATCATCCTGCTGCTCATCTTCCTCAGGAAGCGCATCCTCGTGGCCATCGCCCTCCTGAAGGAGGCCAGCAG GGCCATCGGCTATGTGATGTCATCGCTGTTCTACCCTCTGTTCACCTTTCTCCTCCTGGCGTTGGTGATTGCGTACTGGGGCATTACCGCCGT CTTCCTGTCCACCTCGAACGAGGCCGTGTACAAAGTGTTCAACAAGACCGACTGCAAGTACTCCTACAACACCTGTAACCCTGAG AATTTCTCTACGAGCACGGAGAAGGCGGAGTGTCCGGACGCCCGGTGCATGTTCGCTTTCTACGGCGGCGAGTCGTACTACCACAAGTACCTGATCGCCCTGCAGTTCTACAACGTCTTCCTGTTCTTCTGGTGCGCCAACTTCGTGACGGCGCTGGGTCAGATGACCCTGGCGGGCGCCTTTGCCTCGTACTACTGGGCCTATAAGAAGCCCGACGACATGCCCGCCTTCCCCGTGTTCGCCTCGCTCGGACGCGCGCTCAG gtaCCACACGGGCACCCTGGCCTTCGGGTCTCTCCTCTTGGCTCTGGTCCAGACTATCAGGGTCCTGCTGGAGTATGTGGACCACAAGATGAAAG GGACCCACAATAAATGCACCAAATTCCTGATGTGCTGCTTGAAGTGCTGTTTCTGGTGCCTGGAGAAATTCATCAAGTTCCTCAACAGAAACGCCTAcatcatg GTGGCGATATACGGCAAAAACTTCTGCACCTCGGCCAGGGATGCCTTCTTCCTCCTGATGAGGAACCTGATCAG GGTGGCAGTGTTGGACAAGGTCACAGACTtcctcctgttcctggggaAGCTGCTTATTGTGGGCTCTGTGG GAATCTttgccttcttcttcttctctgggAGGATACGGGCGATCCAGGAGACGGCCCCCACCCTCAACTACTACTGGGTCCCCATCCTG aCCGTGGTGGTGGGGTCCTACCTCATCGCTCACGGCTTCTTCAGCGTCTACGCCATGTGTGTGGACACACTCTTCCTCTGCTTCT tggagGACCTGGAGAGGAATGATGGCAGTGCAGAGAGGCCTTATCTGATGCCTGAGAATCTGCTCAAAAttctgaagaagaagaatgacCCCACTCTGGCACAGCAGTCCTAA